Genomic window (Chryseobacterium bernardetii):
GAGCTTCTCAGATTTAATACCAAGTAGATCTACATTAATTTTATTGAAATTCTCTTTTGAGTTCGTGAATTTATGACTGTTGAAATATTTTTCAATTATTTTAGTTTCTTTATTTTGGTTGTTTGCACCTGAGCAGGAAAGAAATATAAATATGGTTAAGGTTAAAAAGTTTTTCATTTGTGCTTCATTTTTTCCTTCATTTTGTCTTTAACTATAAAATTACAGCACTCTATACAAGCTTCTAATAATAAAGATTATAATTCTCCATTTCAACATCCAAGGATTCATCCAGATAATGTAAAGAATCGGATTTGATTGTACCATCAACACTTATGCTGCTTTCTGTATAAGAAACAATACCTATTGAGTTTCCTCTTAAAGGATTTAATGGGAAATATTTTATTTGCCAAATTTTATTCGTCTTTTTATTGAAATAGGATAGGCAATTGTAGTTTCCAAAACCAGCTCCTGAAATATTTCTGTAAAATTGTATTGAGTCTGTTTTTTTATTATTGACGTAAGTAAAGAGGTTTACTTTTACTATACTTCTATCAGTTTGTTTTTTGTTGACAAGTTTAATTGAAACATTATCTTTTAAAGTAATATAAAGTTCATCGTTTTCAGATAGAGAATATTGTTTTAAATACTCTTCATTTTGATTCTTTAATACTAAATCTCCTTTTCTATTCTTTAGGGAATTGAAATAATTTGCTTTCGCGAGAATAGAATCTCCAACAAAATAGTTTTTATTATGTAAAGCATTTTTTGATGAAGTATCTACTGCCTGTTTACAGCAAATACTTATCAATATTATTAAAAATAAAGCGAAATAGCTATATGTTTTTTTTATGGTTATCATTTGATATTAAATATTTTTTTTAGATTTTTTTTATATGATCCTTCAAAATAAACTTTGTCTTCATCAATATTAAATTTTTTACACTCTAGATTTCCGTTTTTATCCAGATAACATATATTTTGTTTAGTTGCATATGGATAATCAATTTCAGAAAATATATTTTCACTCTGAAGGATATTCTTATCTTTAACAATTGCAAGATCTACCTTAAAAATCTTTACAGGGAATTCATATTCATCACTATCTAATGTTGCTACAGTTTTAAATGTTAATAATTTTCTACCATCATGTAAATTTGTAGAATCAGTAATAAATAAAGAATCTATTTTTGATAGCTTTAATATGCTGTCTTGCTTTATGAAATTGAAATAATCTGGATTCGTGTATTCGTTTTTTGTTCCTTTAATTGTATTAAAGTAATCTATTTTTTCAAGTTTAGTCTGAGCATTAATGTCGTCATTGTTAAGTGATACATTCTCTTCACTATATGTATTAACTTTCCATTCTTTTGGAAATGAATAATCTTTTATAGTCTCTAAACCTATCGGTTTAAATTGAAAAGTCGTATCAGTTTTGCTTAGTGTTGATTGAGTGTTATTATCCCGTATAGTAGTGCTTTTTTTACATGAAATATTTGCAGTCATCATACATACTAAAAATATGTTTTTCATCTGTGTTTACATTTTTACTTCATCCTGTCTTTAACTCTTTATGGCGTTCTGGATATATCTTTATTCAGTTTTTATCCTGCTTTTATGAACATATCCTTTTTTTCCATCTTTAGAAACTACCAGCCACCAGTCTCCGTTTTGATCTAAAACTTCAATTTTTTCTCCTGTGTTTATTTTTTGCAGGATTGGAGAAGAAGAACTTTTATCCTTTCTTAGATTAGTATAGCCGTCAGCATCTTGGATGTGATAAGAGCTTTTTGTATTTTGATTTTTCTCTACTCTACATTTTTTATCTCTCACATTTTCTTCAGGAATAGGTATTATTTTATCAGTCCATCCTGATTTTTGTATATCAATATTCTGAGGCACATCACAAATATATTTTACTGCATCCAGAGAAACATCCGACATTGTTTTATAGATAATATTTTTAAGGAGCCAAATATTATTCTGGAGGATAATATTATATTCTTTTTCATAACATCCACGATCAGGAAAGGATGTTTTTATAGTAAATCCTTTATTACCAGAGATTGGAAGGATATCACTAATAATATTACCTCCATCTTCGGAAAAATTTCTTGTTTCCAGCGCTAATGAATATTTTCCCTGCTTATCACCAAAAAAGATAAACAAATTTTCTCCCTGATAAGGTTTATTACTTACAATTTTGTCAGAGATACCATCTTTGTTGACATCAAAAGTTTTTATGAAATAATCTTCATTATTGATATAGGTTTCGAATGAACTTCTTTTAGTTTCATTTGAAGTATTTAATGATAATATTTCTTTGGCTATATTTTGTTTTTCAATTGTTAGATTAGCTAATAATACTTCATCTGGTTTTGGATGGGCAGAATGTAATAAAAAATTTAAAACTGATTCTGCATCATTTTTTGATAAAGAGTTTATTAGATCGTACTTTTTATTTGTTTTAATATATTCTATTGATTTTATTTTAAAATAATTTACAGCATCAGCTTCCCATTTCCCATTTTTAGAAATTTCTATTATTGAGGTTTCATATTTATTATATTGAGGCTTTTGAATTAGTGAAAACCAATAATCAATATAAGAGTTAGAATCTTTATAAAGAATTTGAGCTGAATCTTTTTCATCGTTCCAGCCAAATGTATTTTTGAAAGTTTGAAAATCCTTTGGGAAATTGTCTAAGAATTCTTTTTCTTTCTTATTTATAAAAGATTGTTCAAGATTTGTAATATTAATGTTTTTATTCCCTTCTTGTGAAGGGCTCTTGCATGATATTAATATAGCAAGTATTAATAAAAGTAATTTATTCATACGCTTGGGTAATTATAATTTTAGCATTTTTAATTCCTATTTCTTCCACATAGGTAAAGATTTCTTTTAGTTTATCTTTACTGCCACCAACAAAATCTGTAGATTTAGTTGTTCCAGGTAGTAAGCATCCTTCAGTATCATCTGCAGTATTACCAGAATGGATTAAGATTGCTCTGTCCTTAGATACAACATCGTTGAATAGCTTTAGTTCTTTTTTTATTTTTGTACCAGAATGCCATTCTAGATTGTAAGTTCCAATAGGAACACGTTGTTCTTTGCCTGAATCCGTAGTATCAGGTCCCTTTTCTTCAAGAATGAATCCTTTGATCTGAGTATTGTCAATTGTGAACTCTCCAATTGTTGATTTTTTAGTTTGCCATTTTCTAACTAATCTTATTGTTACTGAACTAGCCGGTCCATTACTAGGAGTTGGTGAAGCTTGGGCTTTATTTATACATTTTTGAGGATATTCAAATAATGTTTTCAATGTAATTACATAGGTCCTTCTTTCTTGTAGGCCATTTGCTCCTCCATTTACTAAATAACTTATCAAATCTACTTTATCATCATCAGCTATTAATCCCATATTTACTGTTCCATATTCCTTTTTTTTGCCATTATCTTCCCATGTAATTGTATTTTTAGGATAGTCAGGCTTGTGAATTTTTATATAGGAAGGAGCGTCAGCTGGGCCTTTCCATCTTGTGCCAACACTTAATATTTTTCCTTGTTTCCAATACCAACCGGCAGATTCACAGGCATTTGATAAAATATCAGAAACATTTTGAAAGTTTGTAACAACATCAATTCCAGAATAAGATTTATAGATTTTATAATTGTTTTTCCATGTTAACTGCATTAATCCTCTGCCTTTATATTTTTCACCATCTCCTTTTATTGTATTTCCACTTTTAATTGCATCTGGGTGTTTTCCAGGGTCATATTTAACTCCATCAGCGTATTCTTTCGCAGTTCGTAGACGATCAGTTTCATGATAAATTTGTGATAAAAAATGCAACTTTCTAAGGCAAGTGTTGATTTCATAACGATTGAAAATAGCATTTATTTGAATACGTAGTTTTTCTATGGTTATAGCTTCCTTATTTTATAAGATCAATTATTTTATTATTAATCATTTTATTATAATCTCCTTCAAAAAGTCCATTTTTATACTTTTTGTAATATTCTATTTTCGATGTTGAAAACTCATAATATGATTTACCTTGATCCTCATAGTATTTTCCATCTAAATAATTCGGATAATTCTTATAGTCATTATCGTCTTTAATGATATATTTACTAGGAATCTCAACTATAACGCTATCTTTAGTTTCAAAAACATTTAATATTTCAGAGTAACTAGTATTAGTTTCTTCGTAATCAGAGTTCCAATACATCACTCGTTGTCCTAATGGATACAAAACTTTATTTTTGTATAGGTACAATTTCCACCCAAAATGATTTTCACCATTTATGGGAAAAAAGATAATATAGTTTTTAGAGGTATTTGAAAAGTATATTATAGGAGAAGAGGTTTCTAAATCTTCATTATTTATTTTCCTAATTATAGCTTTTTCTATGTCATCGAAAACAAATGTTATAAGTTCATATTTGTTTTGATCACTTCCTTCAATAAGTGTATTTGATACAGAGAAATTTTTACAGTGTAAATAATAATTTCCTGTTTCAGTACTTTCTTCATTACAATTAATTTTAGCTAATTGGAGTAAGTTTTTAGTGTTATCTGATTTGCTTGAAACTTCGGCTGTTGATGTTTCTTTTTTAATGATTTTTTCTTCTTCTTTTTTCTGTCCTTGACAGGATAATAGAAAGAACGAAATTAGAATTGTTATTATCTTTTTCATATTATTAATCCCAAAACTTTTGTGCTATTTCTTTTTGATAATCTTTTTCTTTTTGTGACATTGTGTTTTCATCTTTGTAATAAACAAAAATACCTGGATGACATCGATTAGTTAATCCACCACCCGTGGCAGAACTTCTAATTTCAAAATGTAAGTGTGGGTCTTTAGTTTGTCCATAACCACTTGTACCATTTTTGCCAATGATTGTCCCACAGCTAATTTCTTGCTTGGCTTTTAACGATTTTTCTATCTCTTGTAAATGAGCATAAAATAGATAAAAATCTCCATTAAAGCTAAAACCTGGTCCGCTCTGTATTTCCCCCATGTTCGAATATTGTAAATTGAAATCTCTTTTTCTTTTTAAAAATTCTTTAGGATCTTTTACTTTCAAACAAATTACATTTCCATATCCTGATTGGATACTTATAAATTCTACATATGCATCAACACATGCATAAGCATTTGATCCTGGTAAGGCAAGAAAGTCTATTCCTTGGTGGTTGTGATTACTTCTTTCCTTTCTAACTGTTCCGAAAACATTATATCTAGGCCTGTAGTTCCCATTTTGAGTATATAGGCATAACATTGGATTGTCAACAGGGTCATGCCATTTAGTGCTTTTAGGAGGAGAACTTTGAGGAATTGTTGCATTACTTTCACATTTGAATATTTTTGGTTTATTACCTAAACCTTGGCTAAAACTAATATTATATCTACCTAATATTTCATTTCTTTGAATCTTTTTGTCATTGTTATTTTCTTCATCCACACTCTTGTTCTGTCTATATTTTTCACCATCTATATCTTTATCATATAAAACATAATCATCTTTTTTTCCAACACCTTTTGGGGCAAAAACATGTAAATAAATATCTTCTGGTGATTTAATTTTAGCTTTAGATTTTTCGAAGTATTTTTTTACATAGTCTAATTGTTTTACTTCACCCATTTTTGCAAACTTCAATTTCACTTCATGCAATTTATCAAATCCACTTCCTGATGCAAATTCTTCTATTGATTCTAATGCATCTTGAGTAAACTGAATGAGGCCAACAGCTCTAGAACTTTTTGAAACTATTTTTCCTGTTTTGTCCTTTTTATATAACCAGAAATCATCCTTTGTGATTGAGTTTATATCTTGTAAAGATTTACCCATTATCTGATGTGCTTTAAATGAACTTGCTGTTTCAACGTTCATCACAGCCATTAATCCATTGGCCATTTCAATTTTTCTATTTTCTCCCCATAATTCAGCACATATTTGCACTACTTTTTTTCTAAATTCACAACTCACTTTTCCGCCCCATACTAAATCTTTATACTGTTCCTGACAAATACAAGTTGATTTTTGTTCCGGCTTCGGCTGATTCTTCACCCCAGTCGCTGTATTCCCATTATTCTGCGGTCTCGGAGTTTCCAAAATATCCACATCAATAGTCTGAGACTTAGATGATATATTCAGAAAGATCACTTCCGCAAAGATTTCCTGTTGTCCGCCTTTCCAGTATTCTCCGCTATCCGGGTTCTTTTTATCATTTCCTAATTCTCCGGTTTTTTGCATAGCAGGAGTGAGTGGCATGGAAAGATTTATTTTGTCTGCCAGGAAAGTATGTTCATGGTTGTATAGCAGATCATTATTTCCTACCATATCATGTTCCCATATTTTAAGGATATATTTTTTGCCCACCAGATTTTTAGACTCTATATGAACAATTATGGTTTCCCCAAATTTAGGGTTTTTTGTAAATTCTTTGCCGTTTTTATCGGTCAGTTTTACCTGGGTAATTACTCCTTTTTTATCCGGTTGGTTATTAGGGGAGTGAGGTCTTGTAGACCCCTTTGGAGAATCCGGGTTAGGTTGTGGCTTAGCGCCTCCTGCAGGTTTATGGGGAGTGGAAGGAGCTTTATATTCTGGATTATCGGCATTGGCATTATCAGATGCTTTAATCTTTCCGTTGTATTCCGCGGTAACATAGTACTCATGCTGTTTTTTATCGTCTTCCCTCTGGTTGGCGATAGCGATATAGGTATTAAGCAGTGTAAAATTCCAACGGGCATACCCCTGGCTGTCTACCAGAACAGGCGGAGATTTTACGACAGATTGATTCTTTTTATTATGGCCGTCTCCCTTTTCATCATCTTCCCAGAGTGTGAAGACAATAGGCTCGCCTTCCAGCCCCTGGCATTTTGCAGTAGCCCACAGGCGGTCCCTATAGCTTAATTTTTTATTAACAGGAGTTCCATCCTGAAACGTAAGCTTTACACCAAGAATATCTTTTTCTTTTTGGGGAGCCTGCTGCTTATTCTTTTGAGGCTGTACAATGATAGACATTGGTTCTTTACCTTCAGGTTTATCGAGATATCCTTCAACTCTATAGGTATACTGCCACGCATCTTTACCAAATGTAAATTCGCCAACTTTTTTCTTGATATGAGTTGTGGTAAATTTACCATTCTCTCTCTTTCTGAACAGTTCCCAGGTAATAAGGGATTCATTTCGTTCGTTAGCCGGAGTATCGGGATACCATTCAGTAACTTTATAAAATGCTTTTTCTCCTGTTTTGGGAGCTGTATTGCCAGTGATTCTTAAAACGCCTTTTTTCGCCATGATCTTTAGTTTTTAGGGTTACCACGCTTCGGCCCCCTCTTCATCAGTTTCTGCCTGGAATTTTTCAAAGTTGACAACAGGATTATAAACCTGCTGTTCTTTAGCATCTGCACTATTCACCTGGCTTTTGCCAGCTTCGCTCTGCTGCCCGTGTTTCAGGATGGTAATTTTTCCGCCTGTGGTACACATCAGTTCAGAGATTTCAGTCAGGCAGCTTTTTCCCAGGATTTTTACCTTTTCATAAGGCTTTTGCCATTTTCCTGCAGCTGCATAAGCACAGGGAAGATATCCGCCGGCAGTAGGCTTAAGCTTACACTGTCCAAAAGGCTGAGCAGGAGGATCAAGCTGTATATCATCTTCCGTTACGGCAAGATAGTCTGCCTCACCTTCCTTATTATTCCAATAATGTTTTTGCTGGCTGGTTACCTTGAATTTAGGGAATTTGAAACCCTGGTTGCATTGCACGGTTCCTTTCTGGATAACAAAGTATTTTCCTTCATGAGGACCGGAACTGCCCTCATCATCTTTATCTTCCTTTTCTTCTTTTTTTTCCTGTTTTTGTTCTGCTTTTCCTGTTGACGGACTTTCACCGGGTTGTTCTTCTGAAGAAGATCCTTCGTTCATTACCTCATCTGTAGTTTCTTCCGGGAAAGCAGCAGGGGAGGATTGGGATTCCTTTTCTTCAGCCATAAACTGAGAATCTTCCGGAATGATAATTTTCTTTCCCGGAACAGGTTCCTGCATAACATCTTCCTGTGCGCAGTGGAGATTATGATAGGTTTTTAGGATGTCTTCGTTTTTCAGCTTAAACTGCTGAGCAAGTGAACTGAAGCTATCACCCTGCTGTATGATATAATTTTTCATATTATCCTTGTGTTATTGTGATGGTGTGTTGTTGAACTGATTCTGCTTCACGCGAGAGGTTTATACTGCCGTAGGCGCGAATAAGATTTTTATTTTTCCTGTGGGTGGTGTATTTAATGATAATTTCTCCTGAAACAGGGTTTTCAGGCGGTTGGTTATTTTTATATCCTGTTTTGAGTTCCTGCAGACTGTAAAATTCTATATTGTTTCCTGTTAAGGTGGTTATGATATGATCTTGATCTTCATTTTCATGCTCAATTTCCATATTGCATGAGACCGAAAAGGAGTTGGATAGAAAATAAAATGATTCTGTCCAGTTCGTTTTCTTATGAAACCAATCCATTTTAGGAAATAAGGTCTGAAATAACAAGGTACTCCGGAACTGTTGCAGGAAAAACTGCTCATCTGCAATATTCCTTTCGAAAGTATCCATGTATTTTTCGGATATTTGTCCGATAAAGAAGTCTTCAAGGCCCTTACGGTTTTCAGCAAATGTCTCCGTTATCTTTTTATGATCTGCAAGCCCGGTAATTTTACCTGAATCACTTAGGGTAAAATCAATTGGCATGATGCTTTTCATGCAGGCAAGGGAAAGCTCACTTATTTTACTTTCCGGAGTTTCACCATTGGTTTTGAAATGATCCTGACGGTAAGAAGTGGTATAAATATTTTTATTTTGGTCTTTACGAAAATCAAGACTAATCCTATAATCTATTGTTAAAGATTTTTCAAACGGGCTTTCAAAAGTTTCAGAGACCTGATAGGTCTTTGCAAAAAATGAAGCTGACAGCCGTAAAGGGGGAAGTGTATTTCTTCTTTCATAATCCTTTTGTTTTTCGGTTGTAATATGGATGGGAACAAAAATGCTTTTCACTTCATTAAGATGCTCAAACCATATCCGGTCTATTTTTTGACAATGGGAATTATGAAATAGTTTAAGTTCTTCTCCCGTTATGCCTAACCGGGAAGCAATGGAATTCAGGGTATCACCGTTACGAACCTTATATTCTAAAAAATCAATTTCCATCCAGAGTGAATTATAGTATAAAGCTATAAAAAAACTAAAATTGAAATTAATTTTCAGGATTAAATTTTAAAAATTGTAGTAAAACTACGACAAAGGATTCTTCAGGATTTGATTTCAGTCTATGAAAAGATTTAATAATTTTGTGGGAATGAAATGCCTAAATGATGCTAAGCTTTCCACTCTAAACATAATGGTATGAAAAATAAATGTTTACAGATTTCCCTGATGATATTGTTAACTTCCCATTTGGGATATGCCGCAAAGTTCTTTCATCAAAATTCAGAATTTCCTGTAATAAAAAAGGATACGGTAAGGATTAAGGAAAGCCTTAATGAGGAAGATATTGAAGCTAATGAATATCTGAAAGACCGGTTGAAACCTATTCAGGCTAATTTTAAGAGAATCAATTCTATAGCTAAATGGACTTCCATCAAAAAGAAAAGTATTGAAGGAGAGTCTGCCGAAGGCGGGGAGGCAACCTATTATTATAAAAATAACCGTCTGGAAAAGATTATGGCCAGACATTACGGAGAAACCGGGCAGTCTCTGATTGAATACTACCTGCTCAACGGAAAGCTATCTTTTGTTTTTGAAAAAGATTACCAGTATAATCGTCCGCTTTTCTATGATGCTAAGGCCATGAAGGAAAATAATGATACGGAAGCTTTTGATTTTGAAAAATCAGAGATCACTGAAACCAGAAATTATTTTGAAGGCGGATCCCTGCTGCATATTGTTAACAGTCAGGATTGTGGAGCTCCTTTCAGCAGAAATTATATGAAAGAGCAGGATAAAAGCTTAAAAGATGATTTTAAAAGGCTTCTTAAGCTTGAGAAAGAAAAGTAATTATTTTTATCTCACTGTATAATCACATCGATATATTTTAAATTATAAAGTGAATTACATTGCTACGGTTTTAAGTAATAATAAAAACTAAAAGTAACTTCCAGCTTCCATCTTATTAAACTTAAATATTTAAATCTTTTGGTTAAGAATTGGGTTTATTTTGCCTCTTTAATAAGGGAAAGACGTTCTTCAACCTCTTTAATCTTATTGATCCAGTAATTGATACCTTCCTGATTTGTCACCGTTTCTTTAAAGGCATTGCGGTTAACAGTCCATAGTTTGGAGCCATTTCTTTGATATTCAATTTCACGTTCTCTTTTCGTTTCCGGCTCTATACGGTATCTCCAATAGACTAATGAGCGCATATATTCTGCCCGTATTTTTTCAAGATATTGAATAATGGCTTTGCGGTCCTGCGGAATGTATCCTGGCCCGGAACAGCCACATGAATGAAAAGTAATTCCTACAGTATAAAGATCCCGGATATGTGCCCACTGTTTATGGTCATTTTTTGCCGGCGATTCAAAGTCCAGCCCCATATTGGCCATCA
Coding sequences:
- a CDS encoding DUF5675 family protein encodes the protein MHFLSQIYHETDRLRTAKEYADGVKYDPGKHPDAIKSGNTIKGDGEKYKGRGLMQLTWKNNYKIYKSYSGIDVVTNFQNVSDILSNACESAGWYWKQGKILSVGTRWKGPADAPSYIKIHKPDYPKNTITWEDNGKKKEYGTVNMGLIADDDKVDLISYLVNGGANGLQERRTYVITLKTLFEYPQKCINKAQASPTPSNGPASSVTIRLVRKWQTKKSTIGEFTIDNTQIKGFILEEKGPDTTDSGKEQRVPIGTYNLEWHSGTKIKKELKLFNDVVSKDRAILIHSGNTADDTEGCLLPGTTKSTDFVGGSKDKLKEIFTYVEEIGIKNAKIIITQAYE
- a CDS encoding SH3 domain-containing protein, with translation MNKLLLLILAILISCKSPSQEGNKNINITNLEQSFINKKEKEFLDNFPKDFQTFKNTFGWNDEKDSAQILYKDSNSYIDYWFSLIQKPQYNKYETSIIEISKNGKWEADAVNYFKIKSIEYIKTNKKYDLINSLSKNDAESVLNFLLHSAHPKPDEVLLANLTIEKQNIAKEILSLNTSNETKRSSFETYINNEDYFIKTFDVNKDGISDKIVSNKPYQGENLFIFFGDKQGKYSLALETRNFSEDGGNIISDILPISGNKGFTIKTSFPDRGCYEKEYNIILQNNIWLLKNIIYKTMSDVSLDAVKYICDVPQNIDIQKSGWTDKIIPIPEENVRDKKCRVEKNQNTKSSYHIQDADGYTNLRKDKSSSSPILQKINTGEKIEVLDQNGDWWLVVSKDGKKGYVHKSRIKTE
- a CDS encoding DUF4280 domain-containing protein; translated protein: MKNYIIQQGDSFSSLAQQFKLKNEDILKTYHNLHCAQEDVMQEPVPGKKIIIPEDSQFMAEEKESQSSPAAFPEETTDEVMNEGSSSEEQPGESPSTGKAEQKQEKKEEKEDKDDEGSSGPHEGKYFVIQKGTVQCNQGFKFPKFKVTSQQKHYWNNKEGEADYLAVTEDDIQLDPPAQPFGQCKLKPTAGGYLPCAYAAAGKWQKPYEKVKILGKSCLTEISELMCTTGGKITILKHGQQSEAGKSQVNSADAKEQQVYNPVVNFEKFQAETDEEGAEAW
- a CDS encoding LysM peptidoglycan-binding domain-containing protein — protein: MEIDFLEYKVRNGDTLNSIASRLGITGEELKLFHNSHCQKIDRIWFEHLNEVKSIFVPIHITTEKQKDYERRNTLPPLRLSASFFAKTYQVSETFESPFEKSLTIDYRISLDFRKDQNKNIYTTSYRQDHFKTNGETPESKISELSLACMKSIMPIDFTLSDSGKITGLADHKKITETFAENRKGLEDFFIGQISEKYMDTFERNIADEQFFLQQFRSTLLFQTLFPKMDWFHKKTNWTESFYFLSNSFSVSCNMEIEHENEDQDHIITTLTGNNIEFYSLQELKTGYKNNQPPENPVSGEIIIKYTTHRKNKNLIRAYGSINLSREAESVQQHTITITQG
- a CDS encoding M23 family metallopeptidase gives rise to the protein MAKKGVLRITGNTAPKTGEKAFYKVTEWYPDTPANERNESLITWELFRKRENGKFTTTHIKKKVGEFTFGKDAWQYTYRVEGYLDKPEGKEPMSIIVQPQKNKQQAPQKEKDILGVKLTFQDGTPVNKKLSYRDRLWATAKCQGLEGEPIVFTLWEDDEKGDGHNKKNQSVVKSPPVLVDSQGYARWNFTLLNTYIAIANQREDDKKQHEYYVTAEYNGKIKASDNANADNPEYKAPSTPHKPAGGAKPQPNPDSPKGSTRPHSPNNQPDKKGVITQVKLTDKNGKEFTKNPKFGETIIVHIESKNLVGKKYILKIWEHDMVGNNDLLYNHEHTFLADKINLSMPLTPAMQKTGELGNDKKNPDSGEYWKGGQQEIFAEVIFLNISSKSQTIDVDILETPRPQNNGNTATGVKNQPKPEQKSTCICQEQYKDLVWGGKVSCEFRKKVVQICAELWGENRKIEMANGLMAVMNVETASSFKAHQIMGKSLQDINSITKDDFWLYKKDKTGKIVSKSSRAVGLIQFTQDALESIEEFASGSGFDKLHEVKLKFAKMGEVKQLDYVKKYFEKSKAKIKSPEDIYLHVFAPKGVGKKDDYVLYDKDIDGEKYRQNKSVDEENNNDKKIQRNEILGRYNISFSQGLGNKPKIFKCESNATIPQSSPPKSTKWHDPVDNPMLCLYTQNGNYRPRYNVFGTVRKERSNHNHQGIDFLALPGSNAYACVDAYVEFISIQSGYGNVICLKVKDPKEFLKRKRDFNLQYSNMGEIQSGPGFSFNGDFYLFYAHLQEIEKSLKAKQEISCGTIIGKNGTSGYGQTKDPHLHFEIRSSATGGGLTNRCHPGIFVYYKDENTMSQKEKDYQKEIAQKFWD